The following proteins are co-located in the Gordonia polyisoprenivorans genome:
- a CDS encoding CGNR zinc finger domain-containing protein, whose translation MHFNHDGRSAVQLGASLANQWPADLDSLVMRCVDAGFVFDTGQPTSRDHSFTAEFISEWRDVAAASDSVSRSTRLNALLATHASAPRLTDHAASGWHLHFRDDNISAGRSLATLISVGTAVHLAARGIDRIGICAAHNCDRVYADVSRNGRQRYCSSVCGNRMAARRHREAMRG comes from the coding sequence ATGCATTTCAACCATGACGGTCGAAGCGCGGTGCAACTCGGCGCGAGTTTGGCCAATCAGTGGCCGGCCGATCTCGATTCGTTGGTAATGCGTTGTGTCGACGCAGGGTTCGTCTTCGATACCGGACAGCCCACATCACGAGACCATTCGTTCACCGCCGAATTCATCTCCGAATGGAGGGACGTTGCTGCTGCGTCCGACTCCGTGTCGCGCTCGACGCGTCTCAACGCACTTCTCGCCACACATGCGTCGGCCCCTCGCCTCACCGATCACGCCGCGTCGGGGTGGCACCTGCACTTTCGCGATGACAACATCTCTGCCGGCCGGTCGCTGGCGACGCTGATCTCGGTGGGCACCGCGGTCCATCTGGCCGCGCGCGGTATCGACCGCATCGGAATCTGCGCGGCTCACAACTGCGACCGAGTGTACGCCGACGTGTCGCGCAACGGCCGTCAGCGCTACTGCTCCTCGGTGTGCGGTAATCGGATGGCGGCCAGGCGACACCGCGAGGCCATGCGCGGGTGA
- a CDS encoding metallophosphoesterase, with protein MIVFFAVFLALITFWLHRRLVRATALPRPWSVIAGALLVVFWALAVVGIATGRGLNPSTFRPLAWLGLTWLATVLYLALGLAVIGIGAFIWRLVLRRSPNELASERRRRRLQAVRVATGAVAVTAVALTAYGVVEAADPRVTHTEIRLADLPESFDGTRVALISDLHVGPARDADFTRRVVDLVNAQRPDLIAIAGDLTDGTVAELSGDLAPMTALRAPLGVFGVSGNHEFYSDDGGRWLDEWERVGVTTLRNQRVAVSRGGATIDVVGIHDYSAPEPYRPDLAGALAGSDPQRFRLLLAHEPRQALQASDLGVDLQLSGHTHGGQIWPIRYLVPLQQPSVEGLDRVGETTLYTTRGAGAWGPPVRVGAPPEVTMLTLRRG; from the coding sequence ATGATTGTCTTCTTCGCCGTATTCCTCGCGCTCATCACCTTCTGGCTGCATCGTCGCCTGGTGCGGGCCACAGCCCTGCCGCGCCCCTGGTCGGTGATCGCCGGCGCCCTGCTCGTCGTGTTCTGGGCGCTGGCCGTCGTCGGTATCGCCACCGGGCGCGGACTGAATCCCTCGACGTTTCGTCCCCTGGCGTGGCTCGGGCTGACCTGGCTGGCCACGGTGCTGTACCTGGCACTCGGGTTGGCGGTGATCGGTATCGGCGCGTTCATCTGGCGGCTGGTCCTCCGGCGGTCACCGAACGAGCTCGCCAGTGAGCGACGCCGCCGACGCCTGCAGGCGGTCCGGGTGGCGACCGGGGCCGTGGCCGTCACGGCCGTCGCACTCACCGCGTACGGGGTGGTCGAGGCGGCCGACCCGCGAGTCACCCACACCGAGATCCGGCTCGCCGACCTGCCCGAATCCTTCGACGGCACGCGGGTGGCGCTCATCTCCGATCTGCACGTCGGACCGGCCCGCGACGCCGACTTCACCCGGCGCGTCGTCGACCTGGTCAACGCGCAGCGGCCGGACCTGATCGCGATCGCCGGTGACCTCACCGACGGCACTGTCGCCGAACTCTCCGGCGATCTCGCGCCGATGACCGCGCTACGCGCACCGCTCGGGGTGTTCGGGGTCAGCGGCAATCACGAGTTCTACAGCGACGACGGCGGACGATGGCTCGACGAGTGGGAGCGGGTGGGCGTGACCACGCTGCGCAACCAGCGCGTCGCCGTCAGCCGGGGCGGGGCGACGATCGACGTGGTCGGCATCCACGACTACAGCGCGCCCGAACCGTACCGGCCCGACCTGGCGGGCGCGCTGGCCGGCAGTGACCCGCAACGCTTTCGCCTGCTGCTCGCCCACGAACCCCGGCAGGCACTGCAGGCCTCGGATCTCGGTGTGGATCTGCAACTCTCGGGTCACACTCACGGCGGTCAGATCTGGCCCATTCGCTATCTGGTGCCGCTGCAGCAGCCGTCGGTCGAGGGCCTCGACCGGGTCGGCGAGACGACGCTGTACACGACGCGCGGCGCCGGCGCCTGGGGGCCACCGGTGCGGGTCGGTGCGCCACCCGAGGTGACGATGCTGACGCTACGACGCGGGTGA
- a CDS encoding APC family permease, which yields MTERPSTERPRTQSRGIFRKKSVDTVIHQNDEGHQLEGGRLKQALRTRDLIGFGVGMVIGTGIFTLTGVQAKDNAGPAIMISFVVAGVIALFAAFCYAELASAVPTAGSSYTYAYTTLGEIIAWIIGWDLILEFALGAAVVSRGWSGYLQDVFNLPTTFFGESSTVNLGAVAIALVLGVVATIGIKESGWLTNALVYLKVSICVFIIIAGLFFIKAANYTPFIPPAQPTGGDGGLRQPLWQWATGVEATAFGVAGVLFASAVVFFSYSGFEIVANLGEETKNPARAMTRGLLGTLLICTVLYVGVCFVVVGMVHYTDLSEGAPLSDAFNQVGLSWAGVLVGIAAVAGLTSVILVDIVGMSRIGFALARDGLVPHSAGKIHPKWQTPYRITMLTTAVVVLLGAFVPLSALAEMVSIGTLFAFLVVSIAVPVLRRTQPEMKRPFRVPWSPVLPIISAICCAGLMMNLAIETWIRFVVWLVIGLGIYFFYGRTHSNLARANRDSTITAEESPAS from the coding sequence ATGACCGAGAGACCGTCGACCGAGAGACCAAGGACGCAGAGCCGGGGGATCTTCCGGAAGAAGTCGGTTGATACCGTCATCCACCAGAACGACGAGGGGCATCAGCTCGAGGGCGGGCGACTCAAGCAGGCGCTGCGGACCCGTGACCTGATCGGGTTCGGCGTCGGAATGGTCATCGGCACCGGCATCTTCACCCTCACCGGCGTGCAGGCCAAGGACAACGCCGGTCCCGCGATCATGATCTCGTTCGTCGTGGCCGGTGTGATCGCGTTGTTCGCCGCATTCTGTTACGCCGAGCTGGCTTCGGCGGTACCGACCGCGGGATCGTCCTACACCTACGCCTACACCACGCTCGGCGAGATCATCGCCTGGATCATCGGCTGGGACCTCATCCTGGAGTTCGCCCTCGGCGCGGCGGTGGTCTCGCGCGGCTGGTCCGGATATCTGCAGGATGTGTTCAATCTGCCGACGACCTTCTTCGGCGAGAGCTCGACGGTCAACCTCGGAGCGGTGGCGATCGCCCTGGTGCTCGGCGTGGTCGCCACCATCGGTATCAAGGAATCCGGTTGGCTCACCAACGCTTTGGTGTATCTCAAGGTGAGCATCTGCGTGTTCATCATCATCGCCGGGTTGTTCTTCATCAAGGCCGCCAACTACACCCCGTTCATTCCGCCTGCACAGCCGACCGGCGGCGACGGCGGGTTGAGACAACCGTTGTGGCAGTGGGCCACCGGCGTCGAGGCGACGGCGTTCGGTGTGGCCGGGGTGCTGTTCGCCTCGGCGGTCGTGTTCTTCTCCTACAGCGGGTTCGAGATCGTCGCGAATCTCGGGGAGGAGACCAAGAATCCGGCCCGCGCCATGACCCGCGGACTACTCGGCACCCTGCTCATCTGCACGGTGCTCTACGTGGGTGTGTGTTTCGTCGTGGTCGGCATGGTGCACTACACCGACCTCAGTGAGGGCGCGCCACTCTCGGATGCGTTCAATCAGGTGGGCTTGAGCTGGGCCGGCGTGCTCGTCGGTATCGCCGCGGTCGCCGGCCTGACGTCGGTGATCCTCGTCGACATCGTCGGTATGTCACGGATCGGATTCGCGCTCGCCCGCGACGGTCTGGTGCCGCATTCGGCGGGCAAGATCCATCCGAAATGGCAGACGCCGTACCGCATCACGATGCTGACCACCGCGGTCGTCGTGCTCCTCGGTGCCTTCGTCCCGCTCTCCGCACTTGCCGAGATGGTCTCCATCGGAACGCTTTTCGCATTCCTGGTCGTGTCCATCGCCGTCCCCGTCCTGCGTCGAACCCAACCGGAGATGAAGCGTCCGTTCCGGGTTCCGTGGTCGCCGGTACTGCCGATCATCTCGGCGATCTGCTGCGCGGGTCTGATGATGAACCTTGCGATCGAGACCTGGATAAGGTTCGTGGTCTGGCTGGTGATCGGCTTGGGCATCTACTTCTTCTACGGTCGCACGCACTCCAATCTGGCTCGTGCGAACCGGGATTCGACGATCACGGCCGAGGAGTCACCCGCGTCGTAG